TAGTGGCCCCCGGGGGAAGCGAGCCCCGGGTGCTTCGATCGAAGACCGGCCCGCACAGCACGGCGCGCATCTCCGCAACCGTCCCCCTGCCACACGGGCAGCCGGGACGAAGACGAGGAGAAAACGCTAGTGGAGAACGAGACCCACTACGCCGAGGCCGTCATCGACAACGGCGCCTTCGGCACCCGCACCATCCGCTTCGAGACGGGCCGCCTGGCCAAGCAGGCCGCCGGCTCCGCCGTGGCGTACCTGGACGACGACACCATGGTGCTGTCGGCCACCACCGCCTCCAAGAACCCCAAGGACCAGCTCGACTTCTTCCCGCTCACGGTGGACGTCGAGGAGCGGATGTACGCCGCCGGCAAGATCCCCGGCAGCTTCTTCCGCCGCGAGGGCCGTCCCTCCGAGGACGCGATCCTCACCTGCCGCCTGATCGACCGCCCGCTGCGCCCGTCCTTCAAGAAGGGCCTGCGCAACGAGATCCAGGTCGTGGCCACGATCATGGCGCTCAACCCCGACCACCTGTACGACGTCGTGGCGATCAACGCCGCCTCCGCGTCCACGCAACTGGCCGGCCTGCCCTTCTCCGGCCCGATCGGCGGCGTCCGCGTCGCGCTGATCAACGGCCAGTGGGTGGCCTTCCCGACGCACACCGAGCTCGAGGACGCCGTCTTCGACATGGTCGTCGCGGGCCGCACCCTGGAGGACGGCGACGTCGCGATCATGATGGTCGAGGCCGAGGCCACCGAGAAGACGATCCAGCTGGTCAAGGGCGGCGCCGAGGCCCCCACCGAGGAGGTCGTCGCCGCCGGTCTCGAGGCCGCGAAGCCCTTCATCAAGGTCCTCTGCAAGGCCCAGGCCGACCTCGCGTCCAAGGCCGCCAAGCCCACCGGCGAGTTCCCGATCTTCCTCGACTACCAGGACGACGTCCTGGAGGCGCTGACGGCCGCCGTCAAGCCCGAGCTCGCCCAGGCGCTCACCATCGCCGGCAAGCAGGAGCGCGAGGCCGAGCTGGACCGCGTCAAGCAGCTCGCCGCCGAGAAGCTCCTGCCGGAGTTCGAGGGCCGCGAGAAGGAGATCTCCGCCGCGTACCGCTCGCTCACCAAGCAGCTGGTCCGCGAGCGCGTGATCAAGGAGAAGAAGCGCATCGACGGCCGCGGGCTGACGGACATCCGTACGCTCGCCGCCGAGGTCGAGGCCATCCCGCGCGTCCACGGCTCCGCCGTGTTCGAGCGTGGCGAGACCCAGATCCTCGGTGTCACCACGCTGAACATGCTCCGCATGGAGCAGCAGCTGGACACGCTGTCGCCGGTGACGCGCAAGCGCTACATGCACAACTACAACTTCCCGCCGTACTCCACCGGCGAGACCGGCCGCGTCGGCTCCCCCAAGCGCCGCGAGATCGGCCACGGCGCCCTCGCCGAGCGCGCCCTGATCCCGGTCCTGCCGACGCGCGAGGAGTTCCCCTACGCGATCCGCCAGGTCTCCGAGGCGCTCAGCTCCAACGGCTCGACGTCGATGGGCTCGGTCTGCGCCTCCACCATGTCGCTGCTGAACGCCGGTGTGCCCCTGAAGGCCCCGGTCGCCGGTATCGCCATGGGCCTGATCTCCCAGGAGATCGAGGGCGAGACGCACTACGTCACCCTCACCGACATCCTCGGTGCGGAGGACGCCTTCGGCGACATGGACTTCAAGGTCGCCGGCACCAAGGAGTTCGTCACCGCCCTCCAGCTCGACACCAAGCTGGACGGCATCCCCGCCTCCGTCCTCGGCGCTGCCCTCAAGCAGGCCCGTGACGCCCGCCTCCACATCCTCGACGTGATGATGGAAGCGATCGACACGCCGGACGAGATGTCCCCGAACGCCCCGCGGATCATCACCGTCAAGATCCCCGTGGACAAGATCGGCGAGGTCATCGGCCCCAAGGGCAAGATGATCAACCAGATCCAGGAGGACACGGGCGCCGAGATCACCATCGAGGACGACGGCACGATCTACATCGGTGCCGCCGACGGCCCCGCCGCCGAGGCCGCCCGCGCCACGATCAACGGCATCGCCAACCCGACGATGCCCGAGGTCGGCGAGCGCTACCTCGGTACGGTCGTGAAGACGACCACCTTCGGCGCGTTCGTCTCCCTGCTCCCCGGCAAGGACGGTCTGCTGCACATCTCGCAGATCCGCAAGCTGGCCGGCGGCAAGCGCGTGGAGAACGTCGAGGACGTCCTCGGTGTGGGCGCCAAGGTCCAGGTCGAGATCGCCGAGATCGACTCCCGCGGCAAGCTCTCCCTGATCCCGGTCATCGAGGGCGAAGACAACGATGAGACGAAGGACGACACCGACAAGTGACGTCGAGCAGCTCCAAGGCGACGGCCCGCACCTCCTCCGAGGCGCGGGCCGTCGCCCGTACCCAAACCCTCATCAAGGGCCAGAACGGCATCGGCACGGTCCGCAAGACCACCCTCCCGGGCGGCCTGCGCATCGTCACCGAGACCCTGCCCTCGGTCCGCTCCGCGACCTTCGGCATCTGGGCGCAC
This genomic stretch from Streptomyces sp. Go-475 harbors:
- a CDS encoding polyribonucleotide nucleotidyltransferase, whose product is MENETHYAEAVIDNGAFGTRTIRFETGRLAKQAAGSAVAYLDDDTMVLSATTASKNPKDQLDFFPLTVDVEERMYAAGKIPGSFFRREGRPSEDAILTCRLIDRPLRPSFKKGLRNEIQVVATIMALNPDHLYDVVAINAASASTQLAGLPFSGPIGGVRVALINGQWVAFPTHTELEDAVFDMVVAGRTLEDGDVAIMMVEAEATEKTIQLVKGGAEAPTEEVVAAGLEAAKPFIKVLCKAQADLASKAAKPTGEFPIFLDYQDDVLEALTAAVKPELAQALTIAGKQEREAELDRVKQLAAEKLLPEFEGREKEISAAYRSLTKQLVRERVIKEKKRIDGRGLTDIRTLAAEVEAIPRVHGSAVFERGETQILGVTTLNMLRMEQQLDTLSPVTRKRYMHNYNFPPYSTGETGRVGSPKRREIGHGALAERALIPVLPTREEFPYAIRQVSEALSSNGSTSMGSVCASTMSLLNAGVPLKAPVAGIAMGLISQEIEGETHYVTLTDILGAEDAFGDMDFKVAGTKEFVTALQLDTKLDGIPASVLGAALKQARDARLHILDVMMEAIDTPDEMSPNAPRIITVKIPVDKIGEVIGPKGKMINQIQEDTGAEITIEDDGTIYIGAADGPAAEAARATINGIANPTMPEVGERYLGTVVKTTTFGAFVSLLPGKDGLLHISQIRKLAGGKRVENVEDVLGVGAKVQVEIAEIDSRGKLSLIPVIEGEDNDETKDDTDK